A window of Tetrapisispora phaffii CBS 4417 chromosome 9, complete genome contains these coding sequences:
- the SET1 gene encoding histone methyltransferase SET1 (similar to Saccharomyces cerevisiae SET1 (YHR119W); ancestral locus Anc_2.148): MSGYYNRRPTNGSSRPPKRSYNHYSQYNHSYDSTGGKRYYQNNGYSDEHYQDNSYSSRDNFHQSRDYNKYSSNNQTYTSKQNGNSSNVSIKSALRRPSPKLKYNTKFFMDKLHYFDPFKKALIHQNKMKPWKDMDSKNEYPKNGFVIAQEKIENKLRTVMKEITVNKGIKHSLDPRKNISKKAQSTSRTKCKSTLKDIPKILYDKYSIGPPPPSEIVVYPKGAVNSISEASVKNYFKSFGGISNFESFNDPNSAISLNIYLIKFDSPNGKIQDAIKSANNAVDKHTKNDCIIMGSGFNVTLNKNDFLKTIISKTIAKNELKAKELKIEMLTNERTAKLNGSNSNNTTVEQADRKHIFNDRKIPVDIVETVNNRPTLFVPKTFTINHNFSVEDFKIKLRRYRWARILDHKYGFYIVFNDMKHARECLTNESGSLKIVSRTRNYPVPIRFKLISSELTPAPAISRKHDLVFPTKPAMKVYGNKKELFEATTNILLRDLHNALDVDLRRKIIGPIIFDELNPSNYPDLLVKKKEKEAQLKNEKLKSTVTPDVKKSTDELGLFELYGGYVKSKANRRRLSYKSNHPSKRQRRDNTEEKPSAHILNEDETREDSQSIDSIRNIIKESDEEVSSEEISSAEENEYENIYDTSDMEMKDIADEEASELLTLVKEETSAKGSIIPPISSKSIFAPSISEIPLPVYEYEDFEKDPSKVLSISQFQDLIKDTEDIKILKSILDTYETKNNFSPYLLEYLLWKSNENRQNFDQATAWQTQLNGAPFDYSLLPKDTAFKANGFFTVSDKHKNSYLPHRRSLHTPLNTVNHHNESLVKQDHITKESSVEPDFMDNNNTDVSSSRVNRAMNRRFQQDIEAQKAVIGSESELLTLNQLNKRKKPVTFARSAIHNWGLYALQPIAAKEMIIEYVGERIRQPVSEMREIRYIKNGIGSSYLFRIDENTVIDATKKGGIARFINHCCDPSCTAKIIKVGGKKRIVIYALRDIDVNEELTYDYKFEREEDDQERLPCLCGAPNCKGFLN; encoded by the coding sequence CCTACAACCACTATTCACAATATAATCACAGTTATGATTCAACTGGAGGAAAACGATATTACCAAAATAACGGCTATAGTGATGAACATTATCAAGATAATTCCTATTCAAGTAGAGATAACTTTCACCAATCGCGagattataataaatattcttcaaataacCAAACTTACACTTCAAAACAAAATGGGAACTCAAGCAATGTCTCTATAAAATCTGCATTAAGAAGACCTTCTCCGAAATTGAAGTATAATACAAAGTTCTTCATGGATAAACTGCATTATTTCGATCCTTTCAAAAAGGCTTTGATCcatcaaaataaaatgaagCCCTGGAAAGACATGGATAGCAAAAATGAATATCCCAAGAATGGATTCGTAATTGCACAAGAAAAGATAGAAAACAAACTACGAACAGTGATGAAGGAAATAACAGTAAATAAAGGAATTAAGCATTCTTTAGATCCTCGTAAAAATATCAGCAAAAAAGCACAATCGACCTCTAGAACAAAATGTAAAAGTACCTTGAAAGATattccaaaaatattatatgataAATACTCAATAGGCCCACCACCTCCAAGTGAAATTGTTGTTTATCCGAAGGGAGCAGTAAATAGTATATCCGAAGCATCTGTTAAAAATTACTTCAAATCATTCGGTGGCATTTCTAACTTCGAGTCCTTCAATGATCCAAATAGTGCTATCTCATTGaacatttatttaataaaatttgatagTCCAAACGGAAAGATTCAAGATGCAATCAAATCAGCTAATAATGCAGTAGATAAGCATACCAAAAATGATTGTATTATTATGGGATCAGGATTCAATGtaacattaaataaaaatgattttttgaaaacaataatttCTAAAACTATTgctaaaaatgaattgaaagCAAAAGAACTTAAAATTGAGATGTTAACTAATGAAAGAACTGCTAAACTTAATGGTTCCAATTCTAATAATACAACTGTAGAACAAGCTGATAgaaaacatatttttaatgatagAAAAATACCAGTAGATATTGTGGAGACTGTAAATAATAGACCGACTCTTTTCGTTCCAAAAACGTTTACAATAAATCATAATTTTAGTGTggaagattttaaaataaaactaagAAGGTACAGATGGGCCAGGATACTAGATCACAAGTATGGGTTTTACATTGTCTTCAACGACATGAAACATGCAAGAGAATGTCTAACAAATGAGTCTGGATCTCTTAAAATAGTATCCAGGACTAGAAATTATCCTGTTCCTATTAGATTTAAATTGATCTCATCTGAATTAACTCCTGCCCCTGCAATATCTCGTAAACATGATTTAGTATTTCCAACAAAGCCTGCAATGAAAGTCTATGGTAATAAGAAAGAGTTATTTGAAGCTacaacaaatattttgttacGTGATCTCCATAATGCACTAGACGTTGATTTACGCAGAAAAATAATTGGTCctattatatttgatgaattaaatCCTTCTAATTATCCAGATTTGTTagtgaagaagaaagaaaaggaaGCACAACTGAAAAATGAGAAATTAAAGTCAACTGTAACACCGGACGTGAAGAAGTCGACCGACGAACTAGGTTTATTTGAACTATATGGTGGTTATGTGAAAAGCAAGGCCAATAGACGACGTTTGTCTTATAAATCTAACCATCCATCTAAACGTCAAAGAAGAGATAATACAGAAGAAAAACCTTCTGCTCATATCctaaatgaagatgaaactCGCGAAGATTCCCAGTCAATTGACTCAATTaggaatataataaaagaatcTGATGAAGAAGTTTCTTCTGAAGAAATTTCTTCTGCTGAAGAGAatgaatatgaaaatatatacgACACTTCTGATATGGAAATGAAAGATATTGCTGACGAGGAGGCTTCTGAACTCTTAACTCTAGTTAAAGAGGAAACTTCTGCGAAAGGATCAATTATTCCTCCAATATCTTCTAAAAGTATATTTGCTCCATCAATTAGTGAAATACCATTACCAGTCTACGAATACgaagattttgaaaaagatCCCTCAAAAGTTTTATCTATTTCTCAGTTCCAGGATCTTATAAAAGATACagaagatataaaaatcCTAAAGAGCATATTAGATACTTATGAAACTAAGAATAACTTTTCGCCTTATTTATTGGAATATTTATTGTGGAAATCTAATGAAAATAGGCAGAATTTTGATCAAGCTACTGCTTGGCAAACTCAACTTAACGGTGCACCGTTTGATTATAGTTTATTACCAAAGGATACTGCTTTCAAAGCTAATGGATTTTTTACTGTATCAGACAAACACAAAAATTCATATCTACCACACCGTAGATCATTACACACACCATTAAATACGGTCAACCATCATAATGAAAGTTTGGTAAAACAAGACCATATTACTAAAGAGAGTTCAGTAGAACCCGATTTCAtggataataataacacaGATGTATCTTCTTCCAGAGTTAACAGAGCTATGAATAGACGTTTCCAACAAGATATTGAAGCACAAAAGGCAGTTATTGGTAGCGAATCAGAATTGTTAACTTTAAACCAATTGAATAAACGTAAAAAGCCTGTCACCTTTGCAAGGTCTGCCATCCATAATTGGGGTTTATATGCTCTACAACCCATTGCAGCCAAGGAGATGATTATTGAGTATGTTGGTGAAAGAATCAGACAACCTGTATCTGAAATGAGAGAAATTCGTTACATTAAGAATGGTATTGGTTCAAGTTATTTGTTCagaattgatgaaaatacaGTTATCGATGCGACAAAGAAAGGTGGTATTGCAAGGTTCATTAATCATTGTTGTGATCCAAGTTGCACAGCAAAGATTATCAAAGTGGGGGgcaaaaaaagaattgttATTTATGCATTAAGAGATATTGATGTTAACGAAGAGTTAACCTACgattataaatttgaaagagaagaagatgaCCAAGAAAGATTACCTTGTTTATGTGGCGCTCCAAACTGTAAAGGTTTCTTGAATTAG
- the MSH1 gene encoding mismatch repair ATPase MSH1 (similar to Saccharomyces cerevisiae MSH1 (YHR120W); ancestral locus Anc_2.147), producing the protein MYRCITARLCPYRSIIHYRNFAKVNTKPSVSKIKIQTTSPKLNAQNKLDSYINTTNTLPDLNKDIATATPDVDEKLSDIPPSLKYVRELIDHHKGSVVLTQMGSFYELYFEQAEKYAPELNIQLTSKQFSHGKVPFAGFPVGQLSRHLKVLVNDHEYSVAIAQQFKKDGVADNEVSKFYRRVTRIVTPGTFIDEAFENFEENNYLLSINFPENCFNKLADSDSKLGLSWCDVSTGEIFVQQVRLKDAVSAITRIQPKEILLEESIADFTIESGSWYPEFVELKKYFLKYHKLPAAHITLDSLYSLFANGTEESTSRLFKIQFQTFTQKELAALRDLLIYIKEHLPDFRMNLQFPQKQSVTSIMQIDSRTSSALELHATVRDRSKKGSLLSCIRRTVTSPGTRLLSQWLSGPSLDLAEINSRQDIVAFFLEDLDSTKDMISNLKTVSDLTRIIQRFSFNQGDASELLQLVESLKTAKAVKKNIETINSELEDNKLPDELYNRLISDLEFDGSLISEVESCINEVALRKINSATSEGIEKDESMNSSGIHDTNNEIWIIDPNYNNSLKKYHEEYQNCKREKEKLQEIYNNKLVNDIGCRRVAMKQKPNGDYTLHIHASTNNMKKVLDFINTKELINGHPLVITQKSVQTCWVSHKSWNDLAHLSELAKFRIKQEEDFILNNLKTKFVNKSESIRLITHKLAYIDVLSSFAILATDNRLKRPKLNNTTSFNIKGGRHLMVEEGLKISSLSTFVKNDCKLAKGDLWVITGPNMGGKSTFLRQNATIIILAQIGSYCPCDKATIGLVDKIFSRVGSADDLYNEMSTFMVEMIETSYILHGATNRSLAILDEIGRGTSSKEGTSIAFATLKYLIEKNSCRTLFATHFGSELKEIIDKNYYDSLKNNLKFYETSVVEISEDNYYYDHKLKEGVCTKSDAIKVAKRAGFPETALNDAKRFLN; encoded by the coding sequence ATGTATAGATGTATTACTGCACGATTATGTCCATATAGATCCATTATACACTATCGAAATTTTGCAAAGGTTAATACAAAACCTTCTGtttctaaaattaaaatccAGACAACAAGTCCTAAACTGAACGctcaaaataaattagattCATATATTAACACTACCAATACACTCCcagatttaaataaagacATTGCTACAGCTACTCCAGATGTCGATGAAAAACTGTCTGATATACCACCTTCACTAAAATATGTTCGTGAATTAATTGATCATCATAAAGGTTCAGTGGTGTTAACACAAATGGGGTCATTCTATGAACTATACTTTGAGCAAGCTGAAAAATATGCTCCAGAATTAAATATCCAATTAACATCTAAACAATTTTCACATGGAAAGGTACCGTTTGCTGGATTTCCAGTCGGACAGTTAAGTCGTCATTTAAAAGTGCTTGTGAATGACCATGAATATAGCGTAGCCATTGCTCAACAGTTTAAAAAGGATGGTGTAGCTGACAACGAAGTTAGTAAATTTTATCGAAGAGTCACTAGAATAGTAACTCCTGGTACCTTTATAGATGAagcatttgaaaatttcgaagaaaataattatttattatctatTAACTTCCCtgaaaattgttttaataaattagcAGACAGCGATTCAAAATTGGGGTTGAGCTGGTGTGATGTATCAACGGGTGAAATATTTGTTCAACAGGTTAGGCTGAAAGACGCAGTATCGGCGATTACCAGAATTCAACCTAAAGAAATTCTACTTGAAGAATCAATTGCAGACTTTACAATCGAATCAGGTTCCTGGTATCCGGAATTTGTTGAACtgaagaaatatttcttaaaatatcataaatTACCGGCAGCTCACATTACACTTGACTCTTTATACTCTCTATTTGCTAATGGCACAGAGGAATCAACATCcagattatttaaaatacaATTCCAAACATTCACACAGAAGGAACTGGCAGCTTTAAGAGACTTGTTGATATATATCAAAGAGCATCTGCCGGATTTTCGTATGAATCTTCAGTTTCCACAAAAGCAATCTGTTACTTCTATAATGCAAATTGATTCCAGAACCAGTTCTGCCCTAGAGTTACATGCTACAGTTCGAGATAGGTCTAAAAAGGgatcattattatcttgTATAAGAAGAACTGTAACATCACCAGGAACAAGGCTTCTTTCACAGTGGCTATCAGGTCCTTCACTTGATTTAGCGGAAATAAATAGTAGACAAGATATAGTTGCCTTCTTTTTGGAAGATTTGGACTCTACAAAGGATatgatttcaaatttaaaaactGTCTCTGATTTAACTAGAATAATTCAACGATTCAGTTTCAACCAAGGCGATGCTTCGGAGCTTCTACAATTAGTAGAATCTTTAAAGACAGCAAAGGCGGTcaaaaagaatattgaaactATCAATTCTGAATTAGAAGACAACAAACTGCCCGATGAGCTATACAACAGATTAATTTCAGACTTAGAATTTGATGGCAGTTTAATTTCTGAGGTGGAAAGTTGTATAAATGAAGTAGCATTGAGGAAAATTAACTCAGCTACATCTGAGGGAATTGAAAAAGACGAGAGTATGAACAGTTCTGGAATCCATGatacaaataatgaaatatgGATTATTGACCCAAACTATAACAATTCACTAAAGAAATACCATGAAGAATACCAAAATTGtaaaagagaaaaagaaaaacttcaagaaatatataacaaCAAATTGGTCAATGATATTGGATGTAGGAGAGTTGCAATGAAGCAGAAGCCAAATGGTGACTACACGTTACACATTCATGCTAGTACAAATAACATGAAAAAAGTACttgattttataaatacaaaGGAGTTGATCAATGGACATCCGCTTGTGATAACGCAAAAATCAGTTCAGACTTGTTGGGTATCTCACAAATCCTGGAATGATCTAGCTCATTTGTCAGAGTTAGCTAAGTTTCGAATAAAACAGGAAGAagattttatattaaataaccTGAAAACTAAATTTGTAAACAAAAGTGAATCTATCAGGTTAATAACACATAAATTAGCATATATCGATGTTTTGTCTTCATTCGCAATATTAGCAACCGATAATAGATTGAAACGTCCCAAATTAAACAATACCACCAGCTTTAATATCAAAGGTGGCCGTCATTTAATGGTAGAGGAAGGattgaaaatttcttcattatcaacttttgttaaaaatgattgTAAATTAGCTAAAGGTGATTTATGGGTAATTACAGGTCCAAACATGGGTGGGAAATCAACCTTTTTAAGACAAAATGCtacaattataatattggCTCAAATTGGATCATATTGTCCTTGTGATAAAGCTACAATTGGGTTAGtagataaaatatttagtaGGGTTGGTTCAGCTGatgatttatataatgaaatgAGTACTTTTATGGTAGAGATGATTGAAACTTCCTATATATTACACGGTGCAACAAATAGATCATTGGCCATCCTTGACGAAATTGGAAGAGGGACAAGTTCAAAAGAAGGCACGAGTATAGCATTTGCTACTTTGAAGTActtaattgaaaagaattCATGTCGGACATTATTTGCAACTCATTTTGGTAGTGAATTAAAGGAAATTATAgacaaaaattattatgattcattaaaaaacaaccttaaattttatgaaaCAAGCGTTGTTGAAATCTCAGAAGACAATTATTACTATGATCATAAGTTAAAGGAAGGTGTTTGTACTAAATCTGATGCCATCAAGGTAGCAAAAAGAGCAGGTTTTCCTGAGACAGCATTGAATGATGCCAAACGATTTCTAAATTAA